In the genome of Microcoleus sp. FACHB-672, one region contains:
- a CDS encoding S8 family serine peptidase produces MTNPVNSTNSSQNNFPGVGVPEESVGFILQRGGDELALEKVSDRFTVRPAGTGTLSEDWAQLWGAVRHRSVPQAKLVEYTVEPALLEQAMQAARHSEAVAFVSHVYHIKNNPEQLLYLTDELTIQFSDSADPATRDAIAAAAGLRQIRLLAGIANTFIFEVTKQATENPIKIANRLTGNRAVLVAEPNIVVETVPHYRPRDTLYPKQWYLYHAGGPELAAGAHIDIEKAWDITRGVRSVVVAVADDSVDLNHPDFQGLGKIVAPRDFKAKDFVPMPGEDEDNHGTACAGVAVAEETGSGIVGVAPGCALMPLRTTGFLDDSSIEQLFEWAIAKGAAVISCSWGPSAVYFPLSLRQSAVVHRAATEGRNGKGCVILFAAGNANRPTTGTINERGWPNNILQGQTKWLGGFSVHPDVMTISACTSLNKKAAYSNWGPTISVCAPSNNATPGMWLQETGYINTAPQVTVPLAGQGVFTADRMGPLGYDAEDYTGYFGGTSSSTPVVAGVAALVLSVNPDLTAQEVKQILQNTADKITDREPDPQLGINMGTYDANGHSQWFGYGKVNAFKAVQAAQKQVTSLKVSRQLQGRNDTSVAIPDYDLRGITSPIQMNDTGAVRDIRIGVDIEHSFMGDLEIYLIAPTGKIVLLQGRTQGRNKRLQIAYSLQTTPVLKLLINQPVKGVWQLRVIDSALEDTGKLLSWELTLGI; encoded by the coding sequence TGGGGGGCCGTTCGCCATAGGAGCGTACCGCAAGCCAAGCTAGTAGAATACACCGTTGAACCGGCTCTCCTCGAACAAGCCATGCAAGCAGCGCGACATTCAGAAGCCGTTGCCTTTGTCAGTCATGTTTACCACATTAAGAACAACCCAGAGCAACTGCTCTACCTCACGGACGAGTTGACTATCCAGTTTAGTGATTCTGCCGATCCAGCAACGCGGGATGCCATTGCCGCGGCAGCGGGACTGCGTCAGATTCGTCTACTCGCAGGAATTGCCAACACCTTTATCTTTGAAGTCACCAAGCAAGCGACGGAAAATCCGATTAAAATTGCCAACCGGCTCACCGGCAACCGGGCCGTATTGGTTGCTGAACCGAATATTGTAGTAGAAACAGTTCCTCACTACCGGCCTCGTGACACCCTCTATCCCAAGCAATGGTATCTTTACCACGCCGGCGGCCCGGAATTAGCAGCCGGCGCTCATATTGATATTGAGAAAGCGTGGGATATCACTCGCGGGGTGCGTTCTGTCGTCGTGGCTGTTGCCGATGATTCAGTTGACCTCAACCATCCGGATTTTCAAGGTTTGGGTAAAATTGTTGCCCCGCGTGACTTTAAAGCCAAAGACTTTGTGCCAATGCCGGGGGAAGATGAAGACAACCACGGCACCGCTTGTGCCGGCGTTGCGGTTGCGGAAGAAACTGGCAGCGGCATTGTAGGGGTGGCCCCCGGTTGTGCCTTGATGCCGTTACGCACCACAGGTTTTCTCGATGACAGTTCGATTGAGCAGCTGTTTGAGTGGGCCATTGCTAAAGGGGCCGCCGTGATTTCTTGTAGCTGGGGTCCCTCGGCTGTTTATTTTCCACTGTCCTTGCGCCAAAGTGCCGTTGTGCATCGCGCCGCAACAGAAGGGCGCAACGGCAAGGGTTGCGTCATACTCTTTGCTGCCGGTAATGCCAACCGGCCCACAACCGGCACCATTAATGAGCGAGGCTGGCCTAACAACATTTTGCAGGGCCAAACGAAATGGCTAGGCGGTTTTAGCGTTCACCCGGACGTGATGACGATTTCTGCCTGCACCAGTTTGAATAAAAAAGCCGCTTATAGTAATTGGGGTCCAACTATATCTGTTTGCGCCCCCAGCAATAATGCGACCCCCGGAATGTGGCTGCAAGAAACCGGCTATATCAACACAGCGCCGCAAGTGACAGTCCCTCTAGCCGGTCAAGGGGTTTTCACTGCTGATCGCATGGGTCCTCTCGGTTACGATGCGGAGGATTACACCGGCTATTTTGGCGGCACTTCTAGCTCTACCCCCGTGGTTGCCGGTGTTGCAGCGTTAGTGCTTTCTGTTAATCCTGATTTGACTGCTCAGGAAGTCAAGCAAATCCTACAAAATACCGCAGATAAAATTACTGATCGAGAACCCGATCCGCAACTGGGTATCAACATGGGCACTTATGACGCCAACGGACACTCCCAGTGGTTTGGCTATGGCAAGGTGAATGCTTTTAAGGCAGTGCAGGCGGCACAAAAGCAAGTGACCTCATTGAAAGTCAGCCGGCAACTACAAGGGCGCAATGACACCAGCGTGGCAATTCCCGATTATGACTTGCGGGGTATTACCAGCCCTATCCAAATGAATGATACGGGTGCTGTGCGCGATATTCGCATCGGTGTGGATATTGAACACAGCTTTATGGGAGATCTGGAGATTTATTTAATCGCCCCTACCGGCAAGATCGTTTTGCTGCAAGGACGTACCCAAGGGCGCAATAAGCGATTACAGATAGCCTATTCTCTGCAAACAACGCCAGTGCTGAAGCTGTTGATCAATCAGCCGGTGAAAGGTGTTTGGCAGCTGCGCGTCATTGACAGTGCCCTAGAAGACACCGGCAAATTGCTAAGTTGGGAATTAACTTTAGGCATCTAA